The segment ATGACCTTCGAATCCTGGCCGCCGATATCGATCACCGTACGCACCTGAGGATCCAGAAAATGAGCACCGCGCGCATGACATGTAATTTCAGTCACCGCCCGTCCTTCGATCTCGATCGAGGAACGGCCATAGCCGGTTGTCACAATCCGGGTCAGATCTTCCTGCCTGAGTCCGGCCTGTTCCAACGCGATTGCCAGTGCTTTCTTTGCGCCGTCCACTGCCCCGGACCCGGTTGGGACAATCGCACGCCCAAGAATACTGCACTGTGCATCGAGAATCACGGCATCCGTCGATGCCGATCCGCTGTCGATGCCTGCCGTATATACCGGTCTATTGACATTCTGATTCATCTCTGTCATTTTTTCCTCCAGATCGTCCAGCCCGAGTTCTTCACGGAACGCCTCCAGCCGCGTCCGCAGTTGTCCTTCACTCTGCTGCGTCGCATCGGTTTCAATCTTCAATAACGGCGTCTCTGACGTCTTTTCCTTCAGATAGGCAAAGCTGTAAAAGTCACAGAACTTGATCGTATGAAAGATCGTTCCCAGTACCTTCATGGACTTGTTATCTGCCATATTTTCTGTTTCGCCTGCAATGCCATTGTGCTGCATGCGCATGCAGGGAGCCGGCTGATTGAGCAGATAGTCCGCATACCAGAGAAAGAAACTGTCCCTGTCACCGGCAGGCTTTAACATTGCCCGATTGCCTGTACAGGTCGCATTTTCAACATCGACGCCGGGGAAGATCTTCTCTACCGTCTCCACCAGATCCCCGGACGCATGGGCACCTGCAATCCGGATACAGGTTCCGGTTTTTTCCATTTTCTCTTCTTCCGATGTTCTCTGACGTTCATACGCCTGGATGGCCAGATCCACGTCAAACGTCTTCCAGCGATAGCTGCTGTAGGCACGCTCAAGATCTTCCAGCGCCCCGGCGAAGAGGCGGATCTCCGCCTCACCGTTTTTATGCGGCAGCGGCAGAAGCCACAAAAACTTCATCCTTCCTTCACTGGCAAGCACATCATAAAGGCGCCGCGTCGCATCACAGCAGTCCGTCAGCACCAGCTCATCCACATGTTTCGCCTGAATTTCTTCATAAAGCGCCTTGGCATAGCCGCAGAGATTGGGATGCGTACACGCCTCGGCACAGGCATAGTCCTTCACCACCGGGTCCAGCCGCGCCACCTGGGTACGAAAACCGGCAAACAGTTCCACCGGCGCATATCGACATGCCGTATAGATCATCTTCCATCCTCCAGCATCTCCAGAAATGCCCCAAGACGCGTCGACATCTGACCATCACTCGTATTCTTGCGATCCACACCGTCACCGTTCAGAATCAGCGTCGGATAGCCCGCCGCCTCCAGCTGAGTCTTGGCCAGTGCACTCATGCCGCAGGTCTCCTTGCAGCCCCAGTGACAGAACACAACAATCCCGTCGGCACCAACTTCAGCCGCCATCTGCTCCGCCAGCTTAATCCGATCCGTGGCCGGCCCATTGTAGACATCGTAAACAATCCGGCTCGCCATAAAGCGATACGGATCCTTCTCTTCATAATCAATCCAGGCATCATAGCTCAGCTCTGTCGCCGCCACATGAAAGTCTTCACGGTAGTTGAGCATCTCCATCACCGGCTTCTGCCAGAACGGGTTTGTATGCATCCAGAGAAGGCGGTGCCCGTGATCTTCCGGCGCATTCTTGAAGTCCTCAAGAAGTGCCCGCGCATAGGCAAGTGCCTCCCTGCTTCCTAACGCCGTATGCACCATCAATGCCTCATACAGCTCACTTGTCAGATCACCGGACAGCCACTTCGTCTTCCGATAGGGAATCGAAGCCCTTAACAGACGGATCGTCTCATGAGAGCGCTCAATGGCTTCACGGAAAAGGACTTCGTTCATCTTCGTCCCCGTCTGTTTCTCAATGAACGCAGGCAGCTGTCGCAGCTGATCAGCCACATAGTCAACCGACGCATCATTCTTTGCATAGGGGACATCGATATACATCTGCTCAATGCCCATCTGCTCACTGATAGCACGGAACGTCAGATTATTCGCATCACAGGCAAGCGACGTATTCACAATATATCCCGTCCTGGGAAGCACACCCGTCTCTGCCGCACCCATCAGCACCTTATGGTAGCTGCAGAACGTCGAAGAAATGCCTGCCGCCTCACTCGCCGCAACAAACGGAGCCTCCGCCCCGGCCCCGTTCAGATAAGTTGAAAACATCTCGGCGCACATCGGATGAATGCCGAACGCCTGCAGAATTTCACAGGGCGTAAAGATCGACACCAGTGCCGCCTTCTGCGGATGCGAAAAACCATCCACCATGAATTTCATGCTGGCATCAGCAAGAATCTGCCGACTGTAGGGCCGCCGCGGATCCGGTTTATGTTTCTGATACCAGCCGAATCCCCTGTATGCCGCAAGAATCAGCCGCCGCGCAGCCTTTGGATCCGTTTCCGCCTTATTGCCAACATAGGCACCGAAACGCTCAATCAATGTGCTCATATGTAAATTATTCTAACCCCCAGCGAAAATCACTCGGCCAAATGGAAGCTTTTGAAGATTTCCGCCTCCTTGCCAAGCACCATCACCGAAGCGCCCTTCTCCATCACCGTATCCCCCGTCACATGCATGTTCATGACACCGTCCTTGCGGATACCAAGAACGTTGACCCTGTACACGTTGCGAATACTCAGCGACGCAACCGTCTTTCCATACCAGCTCTCAGGGACCAGAATCTCAAAAATCGCATACTCCCCTTCCAGATTCATGTAATCCGAAACCGACGAAGAGGAAGCCCGGATCGCCGTCTCATTGGCAAGATCACGCTCCGGGAACACGACAACATCGGCCCCGTTGCGCAGCAGAAACTTTTCCTGCGACATGCCGGTTGCCCGGCTGATGACCTTCTTCGCCCCCATCTCATGCAATAGAGACGTCGTCTCCAGAGAACTGATGAAGTCATCCCCGATCGCAACGATGCACACATCATAGTCATTGATGCCAAGTGACTTCAGAAAGTTCTGATCCGTCGAATCACCGATCAGTGCGTTGGTCACATAGCCAAGCACCTTATTAACCCGCTGCTCATCCTTGTCCACCGCCATGACCTGCACATTCAGCTCATTCAGCTTCTGTGCCGTATAGCGTCCGAATCTTCCCAGTCCAATCAACAGAACCGATCGCATCGCATTCTCCTCCTATCCAACCATCACATCTTCCTGCGGATACTGCTGCTCATAGTTGCTGCGGCCGATTGCAGCATAGGCAAGCGTCATACCACCAACACGGCCAATAAACATCAAAGCAATCAGAATCACGTGACTCGACGCACACAGCTTCGTCGTCAGCCCGAGCGTCACACCGACCGTACCAACCGCCGAAGCCGTCTCAAACATACACGCAAGCAGCGGCAGATGATCCAGACGTGAAATGATCATCGAACCACCCAAGAACAACACCAGATACAGCATCAGAACCGTCGCCGCATTGTTGGCACTGCTCTGCGTAATACGCCGCCCGAACATCTTCGGCCGCGACTCACGGTGCATCGCACTCGACAGCCAGCTGAACAGAATCACAGCCGTCGTCGTCTTCATACCGCCAGCGGTCGAACCGGGCGAGCCGCCAATGAGCATCAGAATGATCATCAACATCTGCCCGCTCTCCGACATCGTGGAAAGATCCGCCGTATTGAAACCCGCCGTACGCGCCGTCACCGACTGAAACAGAGACATCCACACCCGCTGGCTGCTCTGCACATCGCCATATTCAAAAAAGAAGAACAAAGCCGCCGGAACCAGTATCAGAACCAGAGACGCAGACAGAATCAGCTTCGTCTGCAGACGGCACCGCGTCAGCCGGAACCTGTTCACCAGCACATCCTGCCACGTCAGAAAACCCAGACCGCCAAGAATGATCAGCGTCATTACAACGATATTGATCACAGGATTATTCGCAAACGAAGTCAGCGAAGAAAAAGCACCTGACTTTGTCCCCATCAGATCAAAGCCCGCATTGCAGAAGGCAGACACCGAATGAAAAACAGCCGCCCCGAGTCCCTTCCAAACACCAAAGACACCGGCAAAAGAGGGCCACATCAACAATGCACCGACCAGCTCAATCAACACCACACTGCGCGCAATGAACTGGGTCAAAGACACCGTTCCACCCGCATGGGGCGAAGAGATCGAATAATTCATCAGTCCACGCTGCATCAGATCGATCTTCTTTCCCGCCGCCAGCGCAATCAGAACCGCAATCGTAACCACACCGACACCGCCAACCTGAATTAGTACAAGGATCACAATCTTCCCGAACAGGGACCA is part of the Galactobacillus timonensis genome and harbors:
- a CDS encoding acyl-CoA dehydratase activase, which translates into the protein MIYTACRYAPVELFAGFRTQVARLDPVVKDYACAEACTHPNLCGYAKALYEEIQAKHVDELVLTDCCDATRRLYDVLASEGRMKFLWLLPLPHKNGEAEIRLFAGALEDLERAYSSYRWKTFDVDLAIQAYERQRTSEEEKMEKTGTCIRIAGAHASGDLVETVEKIFPGVDVENATCTGNRAMLKPAGDRDSFFLWYADYLLNQPAPCMRMQHNGIAGETENMADNKSMKVLGTIFHTIKFCDFYSFAYLKEKTSETPLLKIETDATQQSEGQLRTRLEAFREELGLDDLEEKMTEMNQNVNRPVYTAGIDSGSASTDAVILDAQCSILGRAIVPTGSGAVDGAKKALAIALEQAGLRQEDLTRIVTTGYGRSSIEIEGRAVTEITCHARGAHFLDPQVRTVIDIGGQDSKVICIDEDGRVKNFVMNDKCAAGTGRFLEMQAQAMGLTMPQMSEKGLQWKKDVMISSMCTVFAESEVVSLVAENVAVEDIIHGLNKAIAEKTAGLVSRSSGGPVFMMTGGVAQNQGVVECLSKKLNAEVRVSPDAQVCGSLGAALIALESLGIKQAE
- a CDS encoding 2-hydroxyacyl-CoA dehydratase subunit D, with protein sequence MSTLIERFGAYVGNKAETDPKAARRLILAAYRGFGWYQKHKPDPRRPYSRQILADASMKFMVDGFSHPQKAALVSIFTPCEILQAFGIHPMCAEMFSTYLNGAGAEAPFVAASEAAGISSTFCSYHKVLMGAAETGVLPRTGYIVNTSLACDANNLTFRAISEQMGIEQMYIDVPYAKNDASVDYVADQLRQLPAFIEKQTGTKMNEVLFREAIERSHETIRLLRASIPYRKTKWLSGDLTSELYEALMVHTALGSREALAYARALLEDFKNAPEDHGHRLLWMHTNPFWQKPVMEMLNYREDFHVAATELSYDAWIDYEEKDPYRFMASRIVYDVYNGPATDRIKLAEQMAAEVGADGIVVFCHWGCKETCGMSALAKTQLEAAGYPTLILNGDGVDRKNTSDGQMSTRLGAFLEMLEDGR
- a CDS encoding potassium channel family protein; this translates as MRSVLLIGLGRFGRYTAQKLNELNVQVMAVDKDEQRVNKVLGYVTNALIGDSTDQNFLKSLGINDYDVCIVAIGDDFISSLETTSLLHEMGAKKVISRATGMSQEKFLLRNGADVVVFPERDLANETAIRASSSSVSDYMNLEGEYAIFEILVPESWYGKTVASLSIRNVYRVNVLGIRKDGVMNMHVTGDTVMEKGASVMVLGKEAEIFKSFHLAE
- a CDS encoding TrkH family potassium uptake protein encodes the protein MGFLSKWLYSHKVSTFQIISFSFALLILMGTVLLMLPCATASGESAGFLTAWFTATSASCVTGLVLQDTALYWSLFGKIVILVLIQVGGVGVVTIAVLIALAAGKKIDLMQRGLMNYSISSPHAGGTVSLTQFIARSVVLIELVGALLMWPSFAGVFGVWKGLGAAVFHSVSAFCNAGFDLMGTKSGAFSSLTSFANNPVINIVVMTLIILGGLGFLTWQDVLVNRFRLTRCRLQTKLILSASLVLILVPAALFFFFEYGDVQSSQRVWMSLFQSVTARTAGFNTADLSTMSESGQMLMIILMLIGGSPGSTAGGMKTTTAVILFSWLSSAMHRESRPKMFGRRITQSSANNAATVLMLYLVLFLGGSMIISRLDHLPLLACMFETASAVGTVGVTLGLTTKLCASSHVILIALMFIGRVGGMTLAYAAIGRSNYEQQYPQEDVMVG